The window AAAGTTTTACAGGTTTAGGTGCTGGTGATTATTCTTTAGAAATAACAGATAACTGTGGGGTAATACAGACAAGAACTCCTTTAACTGTTGAAAACAACACGCAACCATTAGGATTGTTCTTTGCTTCATCTAGACAACCTATTCTGAGTTCTTGTGATAATGCAATTTATAACGTTTTTACGGGAAATAGTGCAAATTTTACTGGAGCACCACCATATACATTTGAAGCTTTTGATAGTGGAAATAATTTAGTATCCACACAAGGGCCTACAAGTAGTCTTTCTGCGCAATTTGATTTACCAACTGCTGGCCAACCTTATACATTTAAAGTTACAGATAAATGTGGGGAAGAAGCAACCGTAATAGGAAATTGGAGAGATCAATCATCAATATTTACAAGAACAGCAGGCTGTGCAGGGTTTGAAGCTTTGTTTATAGCTTCAAATACTTGGAGTCCAGATGGATTAGGTATTAATATTGTGTATAAAAATACATTAACATTAGATGTTTATACAGTTAATAGCGGTAGAGATTATGCAATTACCTTACCATATGGTTCTTATACTTGGGTTGCTACTAATGCTTGTGGAGACACAAAAACTGGTACTACTTCTTTTGCAGCAAGAGTTGTAAATTTATTAAGAGTAGATACGGCTCCCAGTACATGTTTAGGGTATGGGAAAGCAACATTTGTTAGAAATAATGTTTTTGATAATTTACCTCAAACTTGGGAGTTAACAACATATCCTCCGGCATATGCTTCCGATCCAGAAGCAACTTTAACAGGTTCTATTAACAATGCTACTAATGGACCAGGAATAAGAGCTTTAATTTTAGGAGATTATATAGTTGAACTTACAGATGCTTGTGGAAATAAATCTTCTCAACCATTTACTATTGATGAGGTTAGTACAATGAGTCTTTCATTAGAAGGGGTTTCAAGTTGTCCAACAGTAGGTAATGTGGGGGCAATTAATTATATTTATAATAATAATTTACAAGGAAATACTAGTTTGTACGGAAGTTTAGTTATTACAGATTCTAATGGTGTTAAAGTTAAAGAGTTAAGAGGGTTAAGCACAACAGGATCTATTACAGATTTAGTTCCTGGAGATTATAATGTTAGTTGGGGAACAGGTTCAAATTCATGTGGTAATACACAAGATTTTGGAACAGTAACAATAGAAGATTATGTTTTCCCTTCAATTACAAATTTTAATGCAGTTACTTGTTCAAGTGGAGATGTTCAAATTTCAGGAGAAGGAATGAACGGAATTGCACCCTATGATTTTACAGTTTTCAATAAAACAAATGATCCAAGTTTATCAACGCCTTTACAATCGGTTAGTGATGTGTCAGATTTTAACTTCCCTGGACTTACAGACACAAGTGCAACTTATGCAGTACGTGTAGTAGATGATTGTGGAAATGCAGATGTATTTGAGGTAACTGTAGAGCCAGGTTTAAGTCTAGATATTAAAACAAGTTGCTCTATAAATGAGCTTCGTGTTTTTTCTGATAGAGTTGTTGGAGCAACTTATGTATGGTTATTACCTGATGGTTCAACAGTTAATGGGGAAGAAGTAATTGTTCCGTTTCCTTTGCAAGCAACAGATTATGGTACATATAGCTTAACGGTTACATTAGGAAGTTGTATTAGCGAAACAATGACAAAAGATATAAATACAGCTAATGCTTGTCCTGTAGTAAACCCTTGTGATGCTGCAGCTTCAGGAAACATGGATACAGATGGAGATAATATATCTGATGTTTGCGATTTAGATGATGATAACGATGGTATTTTAGATACTAGTGAAAATTGCCCAGAAATACCTGGATCAGTTGCGCCACAAAGTGATGCACTTTCATGGACATCAGGTGGGTATAGTGTTTTTGTTGTCGGAGGAAATACAAATGCTTTAGGGTATCAAGAGTCAGGTTATCAGCAGTATGCATATCAAACAGGTAAAACATTAACTGTGTTAAATACCACTTCAGATTTTACATTTACTGGAAACTCAGGAGATGGTACTGGTAACACTGGTCAAGGTACAGCAACTGCAAGTACAGGTACATTTAGTAATGGAACACTTACTTATACTTCTAATTTAGCAACTAATGATTTTGCGGAATTTACAATAGCTACACCAACTCATTTTACCTCAGGAGAAATTGCTCACGGTATTCATGTTAGGCCAGAATTAGGCTTAACAGTTGGAGATGAATACGCAGTAAATATTAACTTTACAATACCAGTAACAGCTTTTAGTTTTGATTGGGTAGATATATTTGATACATTTACTACTAACAACCCTGTTTTAAGATATGAGATTAGAGTAGAAGGAACTTTACTAGCATATATTGAAGGAGCAACCACGGGTGATGATGTTAATGGTACATTATCTGTATATGATTCTAGTGGTAATTTAACAGGAACTATTAATTCTGGACAAAATACCGAAGATACTTTTGGGTTTGTAACAAATACACCAATATCTAATATGTCCTTAGTTTATAAAGTAACTTCTGGTTCTATTCAATCAACAGCAAATGACCCTCATGGTATAGATAATTTTGTGTTTAGTACGGATATTTGTGATACAGATGGAGATGGTGTACCAGATCATTTAGATAATGACTCAGATAATGATGGTTGTCCAGATGCTATTGAAGGGGATGGTAATTTTACGTATTCAAGTATTGATACACGTTACAGTAGATTAACAGCAACAGTTAATTCTAGCGGAGTGCCAGGTGGTACATCTCAAGGAGCAGGTACTTCTGTAGACGAAAATATACAATCTCCGATTTGTAATCCATGTAATGCAGGGAATCCTAAATTCCAAGATTTTGACGGAGATGGAGTTGGTAATATCTGTGATGAAGATGATGATAATGACGGTATTATAGATGGAGGAAAAGACTTTCAATATGAAATGACAACAGATATTCCTGGAGAATGTACACAGACACAAGTTGAATGGTTTCATAATAATGATACAAATGATACAGGTTATGATGCTCAATCAGACTATGCTACATTTGAAAATACGGGCAGCTGGAGGCCTAATGGATATTCAAGCTTTACTAGCCCTAACTTTACAGATGCAGATGATATTGTATTTGGATCAGGAATTGATGAGGCTTCTTATAATGAATCTTCAACCTATATATTTAGTGGTGTAGATAAACTTACCTATGAAGATGCAAAAGCAGATAATGACTATGTTCAGGTGGCATATACACCAAGTATTGATATGAACCTAGGTTTTGTTCGTCTTGGATTCTCAACACCAAATTCTGGTTTAGAGAATTTGGGAAAATATTTTGTTACGTTAGAAATGTCAACAGATGCAGCATTTACAAGTCCAACAGTTCTGTATTATGATGGTTTTGTAGAAAATACAGACGTTGGTGTATATGTAACTTTAGGGTATGAGTATGATTTAGATCTTATTGCAGGAACTAAGTATTACTATCGTTTTTATGTTTATAATGAAACCAATACTTATTCAGACAATTATACGGTTCGTTTTGATGATGTCTTGTTTTTACATAGAACGTCATGCCAATCAGATGGAGATTCTTCACCAAGTTATAGAGATACAGATTCAGACGATGATGGTTGTCCAGATGCAATAGAAGCAGACGGAAGTTTTATTACTACACAATTAACAACATTAGTAGGAGGTAGTACAGGAACAGGTAGTAGTTTGTTGAATTTTGGAACAACAGTAGATAACACACCAACTAGTAATACGTATGGTGTCCCAATTCAAGATGCTAATGGCTTAGTGGTATCAACAAGTTTGCCGCAAGAAACAACACCAGCTTTAACAGATCTTACAATTAATGCCTGTATAGTAGATTTAAGTTTAACAAAAATTGTAGATAATGCATTACCTAAAATAGGTAGTAATATAGTGTATACATTAACTGTAACTAATAATGGAGTTGCAAGTGCATCAGGAGTACAAGTATCCGATGTTTTACCAACGGGTTTAACCTATGTTTCAGACAATTCATCAACAACAAGTACAACATTTACAGGTAATGTGTGGAATATTGATAACCTTAATGTAAACCAATCCATAACATTACAGATTACGGCAACAATAACTGGAGCTGGAACTATAATCAATAAAGCAGAAATAACACAGTCTAATCAAACAGATACAGACTCCACACCAGCAAGTGGAAATTAATAATTCAAAAAAGATATAAGAAAAAAGGATATTGTTATTTAACAATATCCTTTTTTTAATTAAACTTATTTCCCACCCAACATTAACAATTCATTACAAACAATTTCTGTTGTGTAGCGCTTGTTTCCTTCTTTATCTTCCCAATTGCGGTAGCTTAATTTACCTTCTAAAGCAATTTCTTGTCCTTTGGTTACATATTCTTCTATAACTTTTACCAAGCCGTTTTTTACAACAATGTTGTGCCAAAAAGTACGTTCTACTTTCTCTCCATTATTGTCCTTGTAACTTTCATCTGTAGCCAAAGAAAATTTAGCCATTTTGTTACCGTCATTAAAATTAATAATTTCTGGATCTTGACCCAATCTTCCAATTAACTGTACTTTGTTTCTTAACGTATTCATAAGATAAGTTTTATTGCACCTATATTTTAGTGCATATTTATAATTTGTTTTTTTGTCAATTCGTTTTGACACTGCAAATATGAAACAGTATGCAAATTAAAAACGATTATTAAACGTTTGTTTTCGATAGTAAATGAATGTTGTCGATTAAATTTTATTTAATATATTTGTAATCAGCAATTTATAATAAATGAAATTTTATTTAGAAACAGAAAGATTAATTTTAAGAGAAATAAAAGAAACCGATTTAGATGGAATGTTTGAGTTAGATGCTAATCCAAAAGTACATTTGTATTTAGGAAACAGACCTATTTCAAGTAAAAGAGAAGCCTTAGAAAACATTCAATTTATTCAAAAACAATACAAAGAAAGAGGAATTGGAAGGTTTACTTGTATAGAAAAAACTTCGGGAGATTTTATTGGGTGGAGCGGTTTAAAATTCAATCAAGATAAAAAAGAAGCTGTTAATGGAATTCAAAATTTTATTGATATTGGATATCGTTTTATTCCGAAGTATTGGAAAAAAGGATATGGATTAGAAAGTGCAAAAGCTTGTTTAGAATTTGGTTTTTCAGAAATGAAGTATAACAAAATATGCGCAGCAGCTTTAGAAGAAAATATTGGTTCAAATAGAATTTTAACTAAAATAGGATTACAGTTAGTAAATCAATTTGATTATGAAAATGTAAAAGCCAATTGGTATGAATTAAAAAAAGAAAACTATGGAAACTAAAAATTGTTTAGAATGTGGCGAAAAAGTTGTGGGTAGAATTGATAAAAAATTCTGCTCCGATTATTGCAGGAATACCTTCAATAATAAAGTGAACAAAGAGAGTAAAAACCTCATTAGAAATACCAATAATAGATTACGAAAAAATTACAAAATTCTTACGGAATTAAATGTATCTGGAAAAACAAAAGCTACAAGAAGAAAGTTATTTGATAGAGGTTTTGATTTTAGGTTGTTCACATCAATATACACCACAAAAACAGGCAATGTATATTTTTATGTGTATGATCAAGGTTATTTAGAACTAGAAAATGAAATGTATTTGTTGGTGAAACAAGATTAACCATTCCAAGTATTTCCCTGTATTTTTAAAGCAGCTTTTAGAACATCTTTTTGGCTTAATTGCCCAATTAATTTTCCGTTTTCTACTACAGGAAATCTTCTTCTACGTGAACTAAGAAACTTAAAAGCAGCATCAAAAATATTCATATTTTTGTCAATTGTATCAACATCCGTTACCATGTTATTACCAACTGTATTATTACTGTCTGTTGGCATGTTATAATATTTGCTTTCAGATATATGCTTTATACAATCTGTTTCAGAAATAATACCAATTAACTCATTCTGATCATTTACAACTGGCCCTCCAGAAATTTTATTGGTAATTAGTAAATTAATTACATGATCTAAAGAATCATCTGCTTTAAAAGTGATGAGTTTTTTTGTCATATAATCACGCACCAAAATAGGTTCATTTTGTTCGTTTTGCTCATTACTCCTTTTTCCTTGAAAGTTAATTATACCCATATTAGTTAGTTTTAAAACTAAAAATACTGATTTTTAATTAGTTATAGGTGTTTAGTAGTTAAAAATTTTATTCTTTACCTTTAGAGAAAATATTTTTAGATGAACGCAATAAGTAAACTATTATACATTCTACTAATTGTAGGAACAATTTACTGGTCTTTTTCAGCCTTAAAACCAAACATTTCTACTGCTCAAAAATTAGAAAAAACTACAGGTTTTTCTATCGAAAATGCACTTAGTCATTTAAAAGAGATTTCGAAAGAAAGTCATTTTCCAGGAACAAAAGCACATAAAGAAGTGCAGAATTATCTTGCTAGTGAACTTAAAAAATTAGGTTTGCAAACAGAAATTCAAACACAAGTAGCATTTAGAGCAAAGTGGTTTGTAGGAACAACAACAGAAAACGTAATTGCAAAAATTAAAGGAACTGAAGAAGGAAAAGCCTTGTTGTTATTATCGCATTACGATAGCAATCCACATTCCGCAATTGGTTCTAGTGATGCTGGTTCTGGTGTAGTTACAATTTTAGAAGCTGTACGTGCTTTTTTAGCTAAAAATAAGCAACCTAAAAACGACATTATAATTTTACTTTCTGATGCAGAAGAAATTGGTTTATTAGGCGCACAGGCATTTGTAGATTTTCATCCGTGGACAAAAAACATTGGTTTGGTTTTAAATTTTGAAGCAAGAGGAAGTGGTGGTCCAAGTTATATGCTAATGGAAACCAACGGAAAAAACAGTAAATTACTTACAGAATTTAAAAAAGCAAAACCCAATTTTACAGCTGCAAATTCTTTAATGTACAGCATTTATAAAATGTTACCAAATGATACAGACTTAACCGTTTTTAGAGAAGATGCCAATATAAACGGATTCAATTTTGCTTTTATTGGAGATCATTTCGATTACCACACAGCGCAAGATAATTACGAACGATTAGACAGAGAATCGTTAATACAACAAGCCGATTATTTAATGGCAACGTTGCCATATTTTGCAAATTCCGATTTGTCTAATTTAGATTCAGATAAAGATTTAGTGTATGTGAATTTTCCGTTTTTAACCTTATTAACCTATCCGTTTTCATGGGTTTTACCAATGTTATGTATTGCTTTAGGTATTTTTATTATTTTAATTTTCTTCGGAATTTCTTATGGAAAACTAACTTCAAAAGGGATTTTTAAAGGATTTATTCCATTTTTATCTTCATTGGTAGTTGCTCCTTTAATTGCTTTTAGTTTGTGGAAATTATTACTACTAATTCATCCGCATTATAAAGATATGTTGCACGGTTTTACCTACAACGGATATCAATATATTATAGCATTTGCAATGTTAACTTTTTGGATACTTTTTAAAATTTACAACTACTTTTTTAAAGATATTTCTCAAGCCGATTTGTTAATTGCTCCAATTACTTTTTGGTTACTAATTAACGGACTTGTATATCAATATTTACAAGGTGCAGCATTTTTTATAATTCCTGTTTTTATTGCCTTATTAATACTTGCTGCTTTAGTATTTATGGATGTTCGTAAGAAATCTAAACCTGTTTTATTTGCACTTTTGTCAATACCAACAATTTATATGTTTGCGCCTTTGGTAAAAATGTTTCCGGTAGGTTTAGGGTTGAAAATGTTGTTTATTTCTGCACTCTTTATTGTGTTGTTATTCGGATTAATGGTGCCAGTTTTTTATCAGCAGAAAAAGAAAAATAATTTACAACGTTCTTTTGGATTCTTAGCAATTTTATTCTTTGGAGTTGCAACGTTTAATAGTGCTTTTTCAGTAGATAATAAGCGCCCAAACAGTTTGGTGTATTTTCAGAATGAAGAAACAAAAATGGCCTATTTTGGAACTTACAATACCACTTTTGATAACTATATTTCACAGAAATTAGGAGATAATTATTCCGAAGGAAACATAAAAAACTCAATTACGTCAAGTAAATATGGATCTACTTTTAAATACCATACAAGAACTGATAATAAACAAATAAAATCTTCCAAAATTAGTATGAATTCGGATACTATTTTCAATGGAAAAAGAAACGTAGATTTCACCATAAAACCGCAAAGAAACATAACTAAAATAGAAATTTCATCTACAAACGGAAGTATAATTGATAGCTTGTTTGTTAATAATGTATTGACAAAAGATAGAGATAAAGCGAAAGCAAAAAACGGTACTTTTTTAATCTATTATTTTGCAAACCAAGACAAAGAATTGAACTTAAAATTTCAAGTTGAAGAGGGGCAGAACTTAGAGTTTATTTTAAATGAAGTTTCTAACGATTTATTAAGTAACTCAGCATTTAAAATTACG of the Tenacibaculum todarodis genome contains:
- a CDS encoding single-stranded DNA-binding protein — translated: MNTLRNKVQLIGRLGQDPEIINFNDGNKMAKFSLATDESYKDNNGEKVERTFWHNIVVKNGLVKVIEEYVTKGQEIALEGKLSYRNWEDKEGNKRYTTEIVCNELLMLGGK
- a CDS encoding GNAT family N-acetyltransferase, with the translated sequence MKFYLETERLILREIKETDLDGMFELDANPKVHLYLGNRPISSKREALENIQFIQKQYKERGIGRFTCIEKTSGDFIGWSGLKFNQDKKEAVNGIQNFIDIGYRFIPKYWKKGYGLESAKACLEFGFSEMKYNKICAAALEENIGSNRILTKIGLQLVNQFDYENVKANWYELKKENYGN
- a CDS encoding CBS domain-containing protein, which codes for MGIINFQGKRSNEQNEQNEPILVRDYMTKKLITFKADDSLDHVINLLITNKISGGPVVNDQNELIGIISETDCIKHISESKYYNMPTDSNNTVGNNMVTDVDTIDKNMNIFDAAFKFLSSRRRRFPVVENGKLIGQLSQKDVLKAALKIQGNTWNG
- a CDS encoding M20/M25/M40 family metallo-hydrolase, which gives rise to MNAISKLLYILLIVGTIYWSFSALKPNISTAQKLEKTTGFSIENALSHLKEISKESHFPGTKAHKEVQNYLASELKKLGLQTEIQTQVAFRAKWFVGTTTENVIAKIKGTEEGKALLLLSHYDSNPHSAIGSSDAGSGVVTILEAVRAFLAKNKQPKNDIIILLSDAEEIGLLGAQAFVDFHPWTKNIGLVLNFEARGSGGPSYMLMETNGKNSKLLTEFKKAKPNFTAANSLMYSIYKMLPNDTDLTVFREDANINGFNFAFIGDHFDYHTAQDNYERLDRESLIQQADYLMATLPYFANSDLSNLDSDKDLVYVNFPFLTLLTYPFSWVLPMLCIALGIFIILIFFGISYGKLTSKGIFKGFIPFLSSLVVAPLIAFSLWKLLLLIHPHYKDMLHGFTYNGYQYIIAFAMLTFWILFKIYNYFFKDISQADLLIAPITFWLLINGLVYQYLQGAAFFIIPVFIALLILAALVFMDVRKKSKPVLFALLSIPTIYMFAPLVKMFPVGLGLKMLFISALFIVLLFGLMVPVFYQQKKKNNLQRSFGFLAILFFGVATFNSAFSVDNKRPNSLVYFQNEETKMAYFGTYNTTFDNYISQKLGDNYSEGNIKNSITSSKYGSTFKYHTRTDNKQIKSSKISMNSDTIFNGKRNVDFTIKPQRNITKIEISSTNGSIIDSLFVNNVLTKDRDKAKAKNGTFLIYYFANQDKELNLKFQVEEGQNLEFILNEVSNDLLSNSAFKITPRDSIMMPMPFVTNDAIITSKKLSL
- a CDS encoding DUF11 domain-containing protein, whose amino-acid sequence is MKLTGPNFYIKLSRSFINSKTFFTFLLLVFLFSKGNVYAQLSFTTTVTDADCPNNGRIQVNVSGQTGSVNYRLIEPSVVCSGLNYPVINGTVSVFNSLCPGNYTVEVTDSTSSVTKVVTVTDNYVEFNATNIVIDITDEICVEDGIIDVSTSAGKAPYSFTLSGGTLTSSVTMTASAGIESFTGLGAGDYSLEITDNCGVIQTRTPLTVENNTQPLGLFFASSRQPILSSCDNAIYNVFTGNSANFTGAPPYTFEAFDSGNNLVSTQGPTSSLSAQFDLPTAGQPYTFKVTDKCGEEATVIGNWRDQSSIFTRTAGCAGFEALFIASNTWSPDGLGINIVYKNTLTLDVYTVNSGRDYAITLPYGSYTWVATNACGDTKTGTTSFAARVVNLLRVDTAPSTCLGYGKATFVRNNVFDNLPQTWELTTYPPAYASDPEATLTGSINNATNGPGIRALILGDYIVELTDACGNKSSQPFTIDEVSTMSLSLEGVSSCPTVGNVGAINYIYNNNLQGNTSLYGSLVITDSNGVKVKELRGLSTTGSITDLVPGDYNVSWGTGSNSCGNTQDFGTVTIEDYVFPSITNFNAVTCSSGDVQISGEGMNGIAPYDFTVFNKTNDPSLSTPLQSVSDVSDFNFPGLTDTSATYAVRVVDDCGNADVFEVTVEPGLSLDIKTSCSINELRVFSDRVVGATYVWLLPDGSTVNGEEVIVPFPLQATDYGTYSLTVTLGSCISETMTKDINTANACPVVNPCDAAASGNMDTDGDNISDVCDLDDDNDGILDTSENCPEIPGSVAPQSDALSWTSGGYSVFVVGGNTNALGYQESGYQQYAYQTGKTLTVLNTTSDFTFTGNSGDGTGNTGQGTATASTGTFSNGTLTYTSNLATNDFAEFTIATPTHFTSGEIAHGIHVRPELGLTVGDEYAVNINFTIPVTAFSFDWVDIFDTFTTNNPVLRYEIRVEGTLLAYIEGATTGDDVNGTLSVYDSSGNLTGTINSGQNTEDTFGFVTNTPISNMSLVYKVTSGSIQSTANDPHGIDNFVFSTDICDTDGDGVPDHLDNDSDNDGCPDAIEGDGNFTYSSIDTRYSRLTATVNSSGVPGGTSQGAGTSVDENIQSPICNPCNAGNPKFQDFDGDGVGNICDEDDDNDGIIDGGKDFQYEMTTDIPGECTQTQVEWFHNNDTNDTGYDAQSDYATFENTGSWRPNGYSSFTSPNFTDADDIVFGSGIDEASYNESSTYIFSGVDKLTYEDAKADNDYVQVAYTPSIDMNLGFVRLGFSTPNSGLENLGKYFVTLEMSTDAAFTSPTVLYYDGFVENTDVGVYVTLGYEYDLDLIAGTKYYYRFYVYNETNTYSDNYTVRFDDVLFLHRTSCQSDGDSSPSYRDTDSDDDGCPDAIEADGSFITTQLTTLVGGSTGTGSSLLNFGTTVDNTPTSNTYGVPIQDANGLVVSTSLPQETTPALTDLTINACIVDLSLTKIVDNALPKIGSNIVYTLTVTNNGVASASGVQVSDVLPTGLTYVSDNSSTTSTTFTGNVWNIDNLNVNQSITLQITATITGAGTIINKAEITQSNQTDTDSTPASGN